In the Azospirillum humicireducens genome, GACCATCATCTGCGAACGGCCGAAGGTCGGCCCCCACCGGGCCGCGATGGCGGAGCGGATTGCCCAAATCCTGGGCATCGAGGTCGGGCGGGTCAGCGTCAAGGCGACCACCACCGAACAGCTGGGTTTCACCGGCCGGCGGGAGGGCATCGCAGCGCAGGCGGTGGCGACCATCCGACTTCCCGGCTAACATCCGACCCAATCAAACGAAGCGGGAGGGGCCGCCATGTTTCCCGAGACCATCCGCGAGCTGTCCGCCCAGGTGCTTGCCGAATACGGCCTCGCCGGCTTCATGCTGGCAACCGCCGAATCCTGCACCGGCGGGCTGATTGCCGGTGCCCTGACCGACATCGCCGGCTCGTCCAAGGTGGTCGACCGCGGATTCGTCACCTATACCAACATCGCCAAGACGGAACTGCTGGGTGTTCCCGCCAGTCTGCTGCACGCTCATGGCGCCGTCAGCCCGGAGGTGGCGGTCGCCATGGCCGTCGGCGCGCTGGCGCGGTCGCGCGCCGACGTGACGGTGGCGGTGACGGGTATCGCCGGCCCCGGCGGAGCCACGGAAACCAAGCCGGTGGGCCGCGTCTATGTCGCCACCGCCGTGCGCGGCGGGGCGGCCAAGGCGAAGGAGTACACATTCCCCGGTGACCGTGACGCCGTGCGGATGGCGACCGTCCAGGCAGCGCTGGAACGGTTGCGGCTGGCTCGTCCAACTGGAAGCCTGCGCTGAAGAAACCGCTATAAACTGTTCATAAGGAAGGAAAAAACCTGATGCCGACCATCAATATCCAGCTGTTCGAAGGCCGCACCGTCGAACAGAAGCGAGAGTATGCCAAGGCGTTGACCGAGGCGACCGTGAAGGTCCTCGGCTGCTCCCCCTCGGCGGTGGACATCATCTTCCAGGATGTGAAGAAAAGCGACTGGGCCAGCGGCGGGGAGCTGTGGTCGGACAAGACCTGACCCACCCGCTTCTCAGTTGAGCCAGCAGGGCGTCACGCCGGTTGCGTCGCCCTGCCCGGCCCGTACAACTGGGCCGCCCGCGTCTCGAAGGCCTGCACCATGCGCCGCACCGCCTCGTTGAACAGCAGGCCCATGATCTTTTGCAGCATCTTCGAGCGAAACTCGAAATCGACGAAGAAATCGACGCAGCAGCCGTCGGGATGATCGTTGAAGATCCAGTGGTTGTTCAGGTACTGGAACGGACCGTCGGTGTATTGCACGTCGATGCGGCAAGCGGACTCGTTAAGTTCCACCCGCGAGGTGAAGCGTTCGCGGACCATCTTGAAGCCGATGATCAGGTCTGCGAACATGACATTGCCTTCGCGCTTGCGGATGCGGGCCGCCAGGCACCAGGGCAGAAACTCCGGATACTTCTCCACGTCGGCGACAAGGTCGTACATCTGCCGGGGGGTGTAGGGAAGAACCTTCTGTTCCGCGTGCGTGGGCATGCCCGTACCATATCCTTGTCTATTGAACCGCCTGCATCAGGCGGCCGCGGCCCCCAACTTGCGCAGCCGGGCTTCGCGCAGCTTCTCGAAATCCGCACCCGCATGATAGGACGAGCGCGTCAGCGGCGACGAGGCCACCAGCAGGAAGCCCTTGCCGCGGCCAACAGTGGAATAACCGTCGAACTCCTCAGGAGTCACGAAGCGATCCACCGCCGCATGCTTGGGCGTGGGCTGGAGATACTGCCCAATCGTCAGAAAGTCCACATCGGCGGAGCGCAGATCGTCCATCACCTGCCCGATCTCCTCCTTCGTTTCGCCAAGCCCGACCATCAGGCCCGACTTGGTGAAGATCGTCGGATCCAGCTCCTTCACCCGCGCCAGCAGTTGCAGCGAGGCGAAATAGCGCGCACCCGGACGGATGGTGGGATAGAGGCGCGGAACGGTTTCCAGATTGTGGTTGAAGACATCGGGCTTGGCCTCAACCACCACCTCGACGGCACCCTTCTTCTTCTGGAAGTCGGGGGTCAGGATCTCGATGGTCGTCGTCGGCGACGCGGCGCGGACGGCGCGGATGGTGCGGGCGAAATGCTCCGCACCGCCGTCGGCCAGATCGTCGCGGTCGACCGAGGTGATGACGACGTGGCTGAGCTTCAGCTTGCCGACCGCCTCGGCCACATTGTCGGGCTCATGCGGGTCCAGCAGGTCCGGGCGTCCGGTCTCGACATTGCAGAAGGCGCAGCCGCGCGTGCAGATGGAGCCCAGGATCATGAAGGTCGCGTGCTTGTGCTTCCAGCACTCCCCGATGTTCGGGCAGGCGGCCTCTTCGCACACGGTGTTCAGCTTCAGCCCGCGCATCAACTGGCGGGTCTCGTTGTATTCCTGGCTCATCGGCGCCTTGACCCGGATCCAGGCCGGTTTGCGCTGGATCGGGTTGTCGGGCTTATGGGCCTTTTCGGGGTGGCGCAGCTTCTCGGTCTGGTCGACGAGGGTCATGGTCTAAAGCTCCCGATGGCCGACGCGATGCCCCGGCCCCGACAATAGGTGCGATGAGGGTGTCAAACCCGCCATTCCGGCGGAAACAGCTCGGCCGGATAGGCCGGATCGAGCGCCTGGTCAAGTGTGAAAGGCAGCTCGACCGGGAAATGGCCGTCGGGAACATCCGCCTCGACGGCGGCCCGCAGGCGGGCGCGGCGGTAAACCTTGTCGCAGATGGACTCGCAGAACGGGCGCAGACTTGGGCTCGCGGCGATCTCGTCGATCAGCTTTTCCCGCTGCTCCCGGATGGTCAGCCGCCAGCCACGCTCGCATCGTTCGCGCAGGTCAGGACAGAACAACCATTTCAGCAAATGCACGATCAGCACGGTCAGCCGGCTGTCGATCTCTGACTTCTGGCTGCGGCCCATGCACTCGATCTCCTCGGCGACGTTCTCCCAGTCGACCGGGGCGTTGTTCCGTTCGGCGCCGGCACGGCGAAGCTCCTGCGCCTGGGCTTGGGTCCAGGCGTAGAAATCTTCGTCATACGCGGCGCTGCTGCGGTCCATGGCCCCATCCGGCTGGGAAGAACGTCACCTCGGAAACATTAGTTAGAAGTGGATCGCCCGGCCATAGGCATCAAGGACCGACTCATGCATCATTTCAGACAAAGTCGGGTGCGGGAACACCGTGTGCATCAGTTCGGCCTCGGTCAGCTCCGACGACTTGGCGATGCCGTAGCCCTGGATCAGCTCGGTCACTTCCGCGCCGATCATGTGGGCGCCCAGCATCTCGCCGGTCTTGGCGTCGAAGATGGTCTTGATCAGGCCTTCCGGCTCGCCGAGCGCGATGGCCTTGCCGTTGCCGACGAAGGGGAAGCGGCCGACCTTGATCTCGTAGCCGGCTTCCTTGGCCTTCTTCTCCGTCAGGCCGACCGACGCGATCTGCGGGTGCGAATAGGTGCAGCCCGGAATGTTGCGGACGTTCAGCGCATGCGGATGCTTGCCGGCGATGTGCTCGGCGACGATCACGCCCTCGTGGCTGGCCTTGTGGGCGAGCCAGGGTGCGCCGGTCACGTCGCCGATGGCGTACACGCCCGGCTCGTCGGTCTCGCACATGGCGTTGGTCTTGGCCGCGGTCGGTCTTGACCTTGGTGTTCTCCAGGCCGAGGCCCTCCGTGTTCGGGCTGATGCCGACGGCGACGATGACGCGGTCGACCGTGATGTCCTCGGTCTTGCCGCCGGCCTCGACGGACACGGTCACGCTGTCGGCGGCCTTGCGCAGGTTGCCGGCCTTGCCGCCGGTGATGATGCGCATGCCCTGCTTTTCGAAGGCTTTCCGGGCCATTGCGGAGATTTCCTCATCCTCCACCGGAAGGATGCGGTCCATCACCTCGACCACTGTAACTTTCGCGCCCAAGGCATTGTAGAAGCTGGCGAATTCGATGCCGATGGCGCCGGAGCCGATGACCAGAAGCGACTTCGGCATGGCATCCGGGGTCATCGCCTTGCGATAGGTCCAGACCAGCTTGCCGTCATCCTCCAGGCCCGGCAGCGTGCGGGCACGGGCGCCGGTGGCGATGATGATGTGCTTGGCGCCGAAGGTGCCGACCGGGGCATCGCCCTTGGTCACCGCCACCGTGCCCTTGCCGAGCAGCTTGGCGGAGCCTTCGATCACCGCGACCTTGTTCTTCTTCAGCAGATGCTTGACGCCGCCGTTCAGCTGCCCCGCGACCTTGCGCGAGCGGGCGACGACCTTGTCGAGGTCGAAGGACGGGTTCTGGATGACCAGGCCGTAGTCGGCGGCATGCTTGGCGAGATGCAGGACCTCGGCGGAGCGCAGCAGCGCCTTGGTCGGGATGCAGCCCCAGTTCAGGCAGATGCCGCCCAGGTTCTCACGCTCGATGACCGCGGTGTGCAGGCCCAGCTGCGCGGCGCGGATCGCCGCCACATAGCCGCCCGGCCCGCCGCCGATGACGATGACGTCGTAATTGATGTCGGCCAAGGGTGTTCTCCCCATTCAGGAGCGAGGCGCATCCTCGCGGCCGGCGGCAAAGATGCCTTCCTCGACCCGGCACGCCTCGTCGATGATCGTCTGGTACAGGGTGGCCATGAAGTCCGGATCCAGGCCGTACGCCAGCCCCGCCTCGGCCGCCCGCCGTTTGACCGCTTCGACGCGGTCGGGCAGTACGGCCGGCAGGTTTTCCGCCATCTTCACCGCAGCGACGCGGTGGACGACGGACAGGCGCTTGCCCAGCAGCGCGACGATCTCGTCGTCGATTGCGTCGATCTCGGCGCGGAGCGGGGCAAGGCTTTTCGACATGGAACCGGTCCTCCAGCCGTCAGAGCAGCATCGAGAGCGGATCCTCGAGCAGCTTCTTCACCGCTCCAAGGAATTCCGCACCGACGGCGCCATCGGCCACGCGGTGATCGAAGGTGCCGGTCAGGCTCATCACCGTGGCGATGGCCAGCGCGCCGTCCTTGACCACCGGGCGCTGCTCGCTGGCGCCGACCGCCAGGATGCAGGCCTGCGGCGGGTTGATGATCGCCTGGAACTGCTTGATCCCCATCATGCCAAGGTTGGAGATGGAGATCGTGCCACCCTGATACTCTTCCGGCTTCAGCGCGTTGTCGCGCGCCTTCTTGGCCAGCGACTTCATCTCGTTGGAGATGTCGGCCAGCCCCTTGGTCTCCGCCTTCTTGACGATCGGGGTGATCAGCCCGGTCGGCGTGGCGACGGCGACCGAGATGTCGGCGTGGCTGTACTGCAGCATCGCCTCGTCGGTCCAGGCGGCGTTCAGCGCCGGGACCTTCTTCAGCGCCAGCGCCACGGCGCGGATGATGAAGTCGTTCACCGACAGCTTGTAGGCGTCGGACCGGCCGTTCAGCTCGGCGCGGACCTTCATCAGCGCATCGATCTCGACATCCACCGTCAGGAAGTAGTCGGGAACGGTGCGCTTCACCTCGCCCAGGCGCTTGGCGATGGTCTTGCGCATGCCGCTGTTCGGCACGGCGGTGTAGGCCATGCCAAGCTTGTCGGCGAGCGCCTTGGCATCGACACCCTCGGCCTTCGCCGGGGCCGGAGCCGCCGCGGGAGCCGGAGCGGCGGCAGCTGGAGCCGAAGCAGCGGCCGGGGCGGCAGCAGCGGCCTTGGCCGGGCCGGCGGCCTTGGCGGCCTCGACGTCGGCCTTGACGATGCGGCCGTGCGGGCCGGTGCCCTTGACGGTCTTCAGGTCGACGCCGGCCTGCTCGGCGACGCGGCGTGCCAGCGGGCTGGCGAACACGCGGGCGCCACCCGCCGCCGGAGCGGAGACCGGGGCGGCAGGGGCCGGAGCAGCAGCCGCCGGAGCGGCAGCCGGAGCCGGGGCAGCGGCCGGAGCCGGGGCAGCGGCCGGAGCGGCAGCCGCCGGGGCCGGAGCGGAACCGGCGGACGCCAGCGCGCTCTCGTCCTCGCCCTCTTCCAGCAGGATGGCGATGGGGGTGTTCACCGCCACGCCCTGGCTGCCGGCCGGGATCAGGATCTTGCCGATGCGGCCTTCATCGACCGCTTCGACTTCCATGGTGGCCTTGTCGGTCTCGATCTCGGCGAGCACGTCGCCGGACTTCACCGTGTCGCCTTCCTTCTTCAGCCACTTGGCGAGGTTGCCCTCGGTCATCGTGGGCGAGAGGGCGGGCATCAGAATCTGAACGGTCATCCTATCAGCCCTCCTCTCAACGATAGCAGGCTTGCTTGGCGGCCTTGACGATGTGATCGACCTGCGGCAGCGCCAGCTTTTCCAGGTTGGCGGCGTAGGGCATCGGCACGTCCAGTCCGGCCACGCGGGCGACCGGCGCGTCGAGATAGTCGAACGCCTGCTCCATCATCAGCGCGCACATTTCCGAACCGATGCCGGCGAAGGGCCAGCCCTCCTCGACGGAAACGAGGCGGTTGGTCTTCTTGACGCTGTTGACGATGGTCTCGGTGTCCAGCGGACGGATCGTGCGCAGGTTGATGACCTCCGCGTCGATGCCTTCCTTGGCCAGGATCTCGGCGGCGGCCATGGCATGGCCGACCATGATCGAGAAGGCGGTGATCGTCACGTCCTTGCCGGCACGCTCGATCTTGGCCTTGCCGATCGGCAGGACGAAGTCCTCGTCCTCCGGAACCTCGAAGCTCTGGCCGTAGAGGATCTCGTTCTCAAGGAACACGATCGGGTTGGCGTCACGGATCGACGCCTTCAGCAGGCCCTTGGCGTCGGCCGCCGACCAGGGCGACACGACCTTCAGGCCCGGACAATGAGCGTACCACGAGGCATAGCACTGCGAGTGCTGGGCGCCGACGCGGGCGGCGGCGCCGTTCGGGCCGCGGAACACGATCGAGTTGCTCATCTGGCCGCCCGACATGTACAGCGTCTTGGCGGCCGAGTTGATGATGTGGTCGATCGCCTGCATGGCGAAGTTGAAGGTCATGAACTCGACGACCGGCTTCAGGCCCTTGAAGGCGGCGCCGACGCCAAGACCGGCGAAGCCGATCTCGGTGATCGGCGTGTCGATGACGCGACGCTCACCGAACTCCTGCAGCAGGCCCTGGGTCACCTTGTAGGCGCCCTGGTACTGCGCGACCTCCTCACCCATGACGAACACCTTGTCGTCACGGCGCATTTCCTCGGCCATCGCGTCGCGCAGCGCTTCGCGAACCGTCTTCTTGACGGTCTTGGCCATGAACCTGTCCTCGTCCGAGGCCGGCGCCGCGGCCGGAGCCGCCGGCACCGTGGGCGCCGGAGCAGGAGCGGCTTCCGCCACCGGTGCGGGAGCGGGGGCGGCCGGAGCGGCGGCGGCAGTGGCGACGGTTGGGGCGTTGCCGCCCTTCCTCAGCGCGCTCTCGTCCTCGCCCTCTTCCAGCAGGACGGCGATGGGGGTGTTCACGGCGACGTTGTCGGTGCCCTCGGCGATCAGAATCTTGCCGACGCGGCCTTCATCGACCGCCTCGACCTCCATGGTCGCCTTGTCGGTTTCGATCTCGGCGAGGACGTCGCCGGACTTCACCTGGTCACCTTCCTTCTTCAGCCACTTCGAAAGTTTGCCCTCGGTCATCGTGGGCGACAGGGCCGGCATCAACACTTCGATCGGCATTCCTCAACCTCCGGCGGCGCGGGGAATCCGGTTTCCCGTCCCACAAGGCGCCGCTCCCGCTTATCGTTGACGTCAGGATCAGACGAGAATGTCGGTCCACAGCTCCGACGGATCGGGCTCCGGGCTCTGCTGGGCGAACTCGGCCGATTCGGTGACGATCGCCTTCACCTCGCGGTCGATCTCCTTCAGCTTGTCCTCGTCGGCGTGGTTGCCGGACAGGATCTTCGCCTTCAGCTGATCGATGGGATCGGACTCCGACCGCATCTTCTCGACCTCTTCCTTCGTCCGGTACTTGGCCGGGTCGGACATCGAGTGGCCGCGGTAGCGGTAGGTCTTCATCTCGAGGATGACGGGGCCGTTGCCACCGCGGATGTGGGGCACCCACTGGTCCGCCGCGGCCTTGACCTCCAGCACATCCATGCCGTTGACCTGATAGCCGGGGATGCCGTAGGCGGCGCCACGCTGGTGCAGCTCGCCGGCAGAGGCGCGCTCCTGCGAGGTGCCCATGGCGTACTTGTTGTTCTCGATGATGAAGAGAACCGGCAGCTTCCACAGCGCCGCCATGTTGAAGCTCTCGTACACCTGGCCCTGGTTGATGGCGCCGTCGCCGCAATACACGGCAGCCACGCCACCGTCATTGCTGTACTTGTGCGCGAAGGCCAGGCCGGTGCCAAGCGGGACCTGTCCGCCGACGATGCCATGGCCGCCGAAGAAGTTCTTCTCCTGGCTGAACATGTGCATCGAGCCGCCCTTGCCCTTGGAGTAGCCTCCAATGCGGCCGGTCAACTCGGCCATCACGCCCTTGGCTTCCATGCCGCAGGCCAGCATGTGGCCATGGTCGCGGTAGCTGGTGATGACGCTGTCGCCGTCCTTAAGGGCGGCCTGAACGCCGACCACGACGGCTTCCTGGCCGATATACAGATGGCAGAAGCCGCCGATCAGGCCCATGCCGTACAGCTGGCCCGCCTTCTCTTCGAAGCGGCGGATCAGCAGCATCTCACGGTAATAATGAAGAAGTTCTTCGGAAGAGACGGCTTGAGCGGGCGCGGTGTCGGTCTGCGCCTTGGTCGGACGGCGTCGGGACGCGGCCATGATTCCTCCCCAGGGTTCAAGCGGCATTGGGCCTTACGATGACCCTTGCCGCCACGCGTTGCGGGCATGAGAAAAACCCGCACCGGAAGCGAATATGGCGCGCACACTACACGAGCTTTACAGCCCGCGCAAATATCTGTTTTTGCAGCGCTATTTTCGATTAACCGAATTTCGGTTAATCGGCTGATTTCCCCTTACTTCTGTGCCGGACCCCCTTCCGGATCGGCCAGCTTGGGCAGCTTCACGATGACGTCGCGCGGGTTGGAGAAATTCAGCATCAACCGCGCCCGCTCCTCCAGCATGTCGCGGTCCAGCCCGTCGCCGCGCAGAAGCTGGGCGCGCCGTTCCATCTCCTCCCGCTCGGTGCGGAGCTGGTTCAGGACCTCTTCGGCCTGGGCGATCTCACCCTGGATCTGCTTCATCGCCACCAGCCCGCGATCGCCATGGATCGCGTAGTAGGCGAAGTAGGCGACCACACAGGCGCACAGCGCCGGCATGATGGCTTGGCGGATCGCGCTCTTGGCAGCGCGGGCGAGCGTGTCGGTGAAGTCGGCGATCATCGTCATGGTCGGAGGATGGAATCACAGCGACTTTCCACCGGTCAAACGAAAAAGATGGAACAGCCAAGTCGCAAAAGTGTCGTGTTCTTTGCGCAACCCAGTAATGGGGACCTGCCACGTGCGCGCCACAAGTTGCCAGAACGTTCCGTGAAAGTTCTCATCGTCAACCGGCAGGACAGTCCGGCGCTCCCGCGGGTGCATCCTGCCCTGTCGCCGGATGGAATCCGCTGGGCATAGTGCTAAGGGGGAATGGAATGAAACCGGCGGTGGCGTGTTTCGACCCACACACGGCGTTGCCGGAGCCGTACCGGGGTTTGTGAAAGCGCTCCCGGTTGCCGGCTTTCAGAGCGGCGCCGCTCATTGGCTGAGGAGATGCACTCCATGCGCAGCAAGTTTCTGATCGCGGCCCTTCCCGCCCTGCTTCTGGGGCTGACGGCCTGCGACGACCAGAACGCCCAGAACTCCAACGCGGCGAACCAGACCAGCCCGACCACCAGCAGCGGGTCGAGCAGCGACTCCACCACCGTTCCGCCGCCCTCCACCGGTGTTCCGGTTCAAGGCGGAACCTCCGGCAACTCGATGAACGAAACCAGCGGCGCCACCACCACGGCGCCGGGCGGCTCCACGGCCGGCGGGTCTGCCGGCGGCGGTGCCGGCACCGGCGGCTCGGCCACCCCGTCCGGCGCTCAGTAGGCCGGCGATCGCCAATTGCCCTTCTCCCCGCAAGGGGAGAGGGGCTTTGTCAGTGGCCGGACCATAATCACACATCGACGATCCGCCGTCCTTCCGCCGGCGCGCCGATGCTGCCCGGCCCGAAGGCAATGCCCTTCACCAGCGCCACCACCGGGCGGCCGGGCGTCAGGCCCAACTCCCGGACGGCTGCGCGGGTGATGCGGGCGATCAGGAACGAACCGCCCACCGCAAGCCGAACGTCGGCGGAGGACGGTCCCGACTCGGCGATCTCCACCACCGTCGCCGCCAGCGCATTGCGCACGCTGACGCCGACCGGCTGCTGCAAGGCGACGATCACGTCGCGGGCATGGATGTGCAGACGCACCGAGGCGCCCGGCGCACGCTCCACCCGCGGCACCGTCAGATGGCCGCCGTCGAAGGCCAGCACGGTCAGCCCGTCGTCCGGGACATGCCGCTCCACCGTCAGGTCCAGCACCGTGCCGGCATCCTGCGCGCCGGTCACGGCCGACAGGTCGAGCCTTCCCATCACGGCGCCCACCGGCCCGACGGCGCGCACCCTTCCCTCTCCGATCAGCACCATGGTGGTGGCGAGGCGCACGACCTCGTCCAGCGCGTGGCTGACCATGACGATGGGGATGTTCATCTCGTCGCGCAGCCGCTCGATATAGGGCATGATCTCCGCCTTGCGGGCGGTATCGAGCGAGGCCATCGGCTCGTCCATCAGCAGCAGGCGCGGCTGTGCCAGGAGGGCGCGCCCGAAGGCGACGCGCTGCTTTTCGCCTCCCGACAGACCGCGTGGACGGCGGTCCAGCAGATGGCCCAGCCCCAGCAGCTCGACGACCGGGCCGAAGGCGATGTGCCGCTCCACGGCCGGCACGCGGCGCAGGCCGAATTCCAGGTTGCTGCGCACGGTCATGTGCGGGAACAGGCGCGCATCCTGGAAGACATAGCCGATGCGCCGCTTTTCCACCGGTATGTCGATGCGCCGGGCGCTGTCGAAGAACAGAGTGTCGCCGATGCGGATGTGCCCGGCATCCGGCCGCGTGAGTCCGGCGATGGCGTTGATGACGGAGGTCTTGCCGGAGCCGGAGCGGCCGAACAGGGCCGTCACCCCGCGCTCCTCCGCGGTGAAGGCGATGTCCAGCGTGAAGGCGCCCAGCGTCTGGCGGATCGCAAGATCGAGCATCGTCAGGTCTGTCCGATCAGCCGCCGGACGCGGTGTGCCAGGAATTCCGACAGCATCAACGCGATCAGGGCGACGCCGAAGGAAATGGATGCCAGCCGCGCCGCCACCGCGTCGCCGCCGGGTTCCTGGGTGGCGGCATAGATCGCCAGCGGCAGGGTCTGGGTCTGGCCGGGAATGTTCGAGACGAAGGTGATGACCGCCCCGAACTCGCCCATCGCCGCGGCGAAGGCCACGATGGCGCCGGACAGCAGGCCGGGCGCCATCAGCGGCAGCAGGATGGTGAAGAAGCGATCGACCGGACCGGCGCCCAGCGTGCGCGCCGCCGCCTCCAGCCCGCCGTCGATCGCCTCCACCGACAGGCGGATGGCGCGCACCATCAGCGGAAAGGACGTCACCGCGACCGCCAGCGATGCGCCCTCCGCGGTGAAGATCAGCTTGATGCCGAAGGTCTGGTACAGCCAGCCGCCCACAACCCCCTTGGTCCCCATGGTCACCAGCAGGATATAGCCGGTGACCACCGGCGGCAGGACCAGCGGAAGATGGACCAGCCCATCGACCAGCGTCTTGCCCGGAAAGCTGTAGCGCCCGAGCACCCAGGCGGCGAGCACGGCGACCGGCAATCCCAACGCGATGGCGACACCCGCGACACGCAGGCTCAGCAGCAACGCGGTGGTCTCCATCGGCGTCAGGAATTCCATGCCGCAGAGCTTACGGTGCTTTGGGGGCCGGGACGAAGCCGAATTCCGTCCACACCGCCATGCCCTCCGGCGACTTCATGTAATCGAGGAGAGCGGCGGCGCCCGCGCTCTTGGACGCGGCCACCAGCGCCGCCGGATAGGTGATGGGCGGATAGCTGTCCGGCGGGAACACGGCGGCGACCGCCACCCCCGGATCGATGGCGGCGTCGGTGCGATAGACGATGCCCATCGGCACTTCGCCACGGCTGACCAGCACCAACGCCGCACGCACGCTGTCGGCCCGCGCCAGCCTCGGTTCGACCGCCTTCCACTGGTCGAGAGACTCCAGCGCCGCCTTGGCGTACTTCCCGACCGGAACGTTCGATGGGTCGCCGGTGGCGAGCCGTCCGTCGCCCAGCTGCTCGGCCAGCTTGCCTCCCTTCGTCAGGTCGGGCTTCAGCGCCGTCCCCTTCGGCACCACCACCACCAGCTCGTTCCCCAGCAGGTTGCTGCGGCTGTCAACCTTGATCAGATTGCGCTGCTGCAAATAATCCATCCAGTCGAGATCGGCCGAGATGAAGATATCGGCCGGCGCTCCATTCTCAATCTGCTTGGCCAGCGCGGAGGACGCGGCGAAGGAGGATGTCACCGACAGGCCGGTCTTCGCCTTGAACTGGGAGGCGAGCTTATCCACGGCATTCTTGGTCGAGGCGGCAGCCAGGACCAGCACGTCCTGAGCCATTGCCACCGGCGCCCCAAGGCTCAGGCCGAAGCCGAGAATCGCCGCCGACAAAGCGAGCCTGACTCGGCCCCGCCCAAGGATCGCACCCACACCGACCATCTCCACCTCCTGCCGCTCTTGACGTCGAACATATATCCAGATGGATACAACGCTTCGCGGTTGCGGTAAAGGGCAAACGGCCGGGCTCGTGCTGCACGATCCTGGCCGGGACCGATCCCGCAGGTTCTGCGGAATTCACATCATGTCATGACTTGCCGCGCCGGCCCGTGATAGGAAGTGCGGCGAATCGGACCCGGTCCCAGCCCTCCCTCTGCTTCAGGAATCCCCATGCGCGCCGTGAAGATTTCCCCCTCGATTCTCTCCGCCGACTTCGCCCGGCTGGGCGAGGAGGTCCGCGCGGTCGACGCCGCCGGCGCCGACTACATCCACATCGACGTGATGGACGGGCATTTCGTCCCGAACCTCACCATCGGGCCTGGCGTGGTGAAGGCGCTGCGGCCGCATTCGACCAAGGTCTTCGATGTCCATCTGATGATATCGCCGGTGGACCTGTTCATCCCGGACTTCGCCAAGGCCGGCGCCGACATCATCACCGTCCATCCGGAAGCGGGGCCGCATCTGCACCGCACGATCCAGCTGATCAAGTCGCTGGGCAAGAAGGCCGGCGTGTCGCTGAACCCGGCGACGCCGGTGGACGCCATCCAGCATGTGCTGGAGGACATCGACCTCGTTCTGGTGATGACGGTGAACCCCGGCTTCGGCGGCCAGAGCTTCATCAAGAGCCAGTTGCCGAAGATCCGCGACCTGCGCGCCCGCATCGACGCGCTGGGCAAG is a window encoding:
- the modB gene encoding molybdate ABC transporter permease subunit — encoded protein: MEFLTPMETTALLLSLRVAGVAIALGLPVAVLAAWVLGRYSFPGKTLVDGLVHLPLVLPPVVTGYILLVTMGTKGVVGGWLYQTFGIKLIFTAEGASLAVAVTSFPLMVRAIRLSVEAIDGGLEAAARTLGAGPVDRFFTILLPLMAPGLLSGAIVAFAAAMGEFGAVITFVSNIPGQTQTLPLAIYAATQEPGGDAVAARLASISFGVALIALMLSEFLAHRVRRLIGQT
- the rpe gene encoding ribulose-phosphate 3-epimerase → MRAVKISPSILSADFARLGEEVRAVDAAGADYIHIDVMDGHFVPNLTIGPGVVKALRPHSTKVFDVHLMISPVDLFIPDFAKAGADIITVHPEAGPHLHRTIQLIKSLGKKAGVSLNPATPVDAIQHVLEDIDLVLVMTVNPGFGGQSFIKSQLPKIRDLRARIDALGKQIDLEVDGGINPETARLAIEAGADVLVAGTATFTGGPDQYAANIRALR
- a CDS encoding FtsB family cell division protein; amino-acid sequence: MTMIADFTDTLARAAKSAIRQAIMPALCACVVAYFAYYAIHGDRGLVAMKQIQGEIAQAEEVLNQLRTEREEMERRAQLLRGDGLDRDMLEERARLMLNFSNPRDVIVKLPKLADPEGGPAQK
- the modC gene encoding molybdenum ABC transporter ATP-binding protein translates to MLDLAIRQTLGAFTLDIAFTAEERGVTALFGRSGSGKTSVINAIAGLTRPDAGHIRIGDTLFFDSARRIDIPVEKRRIGYVFQDARLFPHMTVRSNLEFGLRRVPAVERHIAFGPVVELLGLGHLLDRRPRGLSGGEKQRVAFGRALLAQPRLLLMDEPMASLDTARKAEIMPYIERLRDEMNIPIVMVSHALDEVVRLATTMVLIGEGRVRAVGPVGAVMGRLDLSAVTGAQDAGTVLDLTVERHVPDDGLTVLAFDGGHLTVPRVERAPGASVRLHIHARDVIVALQQPVGVSVRNALAATVVEIAESGPSSADVRLAVGGSFLIARITRAAVRELGLTPGRPVVALVKGIAFGPGSIGAPAEGRRIVDV
- the modA gene encoding molybdate ABC transporter substrate-binding protein codes for the protein MVGVGAILGRGRVRLALSAAILGFGLSLGAPVAMAQDVLVLAAASTKNAVDKLASQFKAKTGLSVTSSFAASSALAKQIENGAPADIFISADLDWMDYLQQRNLIKVDSRSNLLGNELVVVVPKGTALKPDLTKGGKLAEQLGDGRLATGDPSNVPVGKYAKAALESLDQWKAVEPRLARADSVRAALVLVSRGEVPMGIVYRTDAAIDPGVAVAAVFPPDSYPPITYPAALVAASKSAGAAALLDYMKSPEGMAVWTEFGFVPAPKAP